In one uncultured Methanoregula sp. genomic region, the following are encoded:
- a CDS encoding CBS domain-containing protein — protein sequence MHQNDRGIKQGDRLLKMQGKLDRGPVEFKSHIVEQEGEIMAIATRDVISIPPTQSIITAVEKMTKCGFRRLPVTDAGTGMVRGIITSGDIINFMGGGDKFRLVQVRHGGNLLAALNEPVRTIMTQQIATLHSDARIGDAVDVIIKKKIGGLPVIDKEGALTGIVTERDVMRVLAAARSPLHAEDVMSSELRVTGPDSPIASVTREMTKYRFRRLPVVSDDVLYGIITATDIMRYLGNREVFSRLTTGNFAEVADLPVRALIAGELFTTTPEKSINEVARDMLEKNIGSLPVIEDSRLIGLVTEFDLVKAFAKG from the coding sequence ATGCACCAGAATGACCGGGGCATCAAGCAGGGCGACAGGCTCCTGAAGATGCAGGGAAAACTCGACCGGGGCCCGGTAGAGTTCAAATCCCATATAGTGGAACAGGAAGGCGAGATCATGGCGATCGCCACCCGCGACGTCATCTCTATACCGCCAACCCAGAGCATCATTACCGCCGTGGAAAAGATGACGAAGTGCGGTTTCCGCCGGCTGCCGGTCACCGACGCCGGTACCGGAATGGTGCGGGGGATCATCACCTCGGGGGATATTATTAATTTCATGGGCGGTGGAGACAAGTTCCGGCTTGTTCAGGTCCGGCACGGGGGAAACCTCCTCGCGGCACTCAACGAGCCCGTCCGCACGATCATGACCCAGCAGATAGCGACCCTGCACAGCGATGCCCGGATTGGCGATGCGGTGGATGTCATCATCAAAAAGAAGATTGGCGGACTGCCCGTAATTGACAAGGAAGGTGCCCTGACCGGGATCGTGACAGAGCGGGACGTGATGAGGGTTCTTGCTGCAGCCCGCAGCCCGCTCCATGCCGAGGATGTAATGAGTTCCGAGCTCCGGGTCACCGGGCCCGACAGCCCGATAGCATCCGTAACAAGGGAAATGACAAAGTACAGGTTCCGTCGGCTGCCTGTCGTCAGCGATGATGTGCTCTATGGCATCATCACGGCAACGGACATCATGCGGTATCTCGGGAACCGGGAGGTCTTTTCCCGGCTTACCACCGGCAACTTCGCGGAAGTAGCAGACCTGCCGGTCCGGGCCCTGATTGCCGGCGAACTCTTCACCACGACACCGGAGAAGAGCATCAACGAGGTTGCCCGTGATATGCTGGAAAAGAACATCGGGTCGCTCCCTGTAATTGAGGACTCCCGCCTGATTGGGCTCGTCACCGAGTTTGACCTTGTCAAGGCATTTGCGAAGGGGTGA
- a CDS encoding CBS domain-containing protein, whose translation MYARDVMTAPVYTVSPGETVAHARNLMVRHKISRLLVMEGATLSGILTKKDIAYRLRQGEPAWRRRPLDRIPAGVLATEKPVTAAPDTPVKRIARIFVEKAISSVPIIEAGLVAGIVTKTDLMKSVLVRNLHGTAGDVMEDVPVVSRYHSLNHVVSVMKERNDKVLVCDEENAPAGIITETNLAFYEDEPGISGVVGKDVTIVRRETSQGKSGVGLLSVASVTAGDVMTSPVITVPAGTDLQEVIAMMGRHHVNSLVVMENGTISGIVKRDDIIKEVAK comes from the coding sequence ATGTATGCCCGTGATGTGATGACCGCACCGGTCTACACGGTCTCCCCGGGTGAGACCGTGGCGCATGCGAGGAACCTGATGGTCCGGCACAAGATCTCGCGCCTGCTGGTCATGGAGGGGGCCACCCTTTCCGGGATCCTCACGAAGAAGGATATTGCCTACCGTCTGCGGCAGGGAGAGCCTGCCTGGAGGCGCCGGCCTCTCGACCGGATACCGGCGGGTGTCCTTGCAACAGAAAAACCCGTAACGGCAGCTCCCGACACTCCTGTCAAGAGAATTGCCAGGATATTTGTCGAAAAGGCCATAAGCAGCGTCCCGATCATAGAGGCCGGGCTCGTTGCCGGGATTGTGACCAAGACCGATCTGATGAAATCCGTCCTCGTCCGGAATCTCCATGGTACTGCCGGGGACGTGATGGAGGATGTACCGGTAGTCAGCCGGTACCATTCGCTGAACCATGTGGTAAGCGTGATGAAGGAACGCAACGATAAAGTGCTCGTATGCGACGAGGAGAACGCTCCCGCAGGCATCATTACCGAGACGAACCTTGCGTTCTATGAAGACGAACCAGGTATTTCCGGCGTGGTGGGAAAAGATGTAACCATAGTACGACGTGAGACCTCACAGGGGAAGAGCGGCGTGGGGCTGCTCTCGGTCGCATCGGTTACTGCCGGGGACGTAATGACAAGTCCAGTCATTACGGTACCCGCAGGAACCGATCTCCAGGAAGTTATCGCAATGATGGGCAGACACCATGTCAACAGTCTTGTTGTCATGGAAAACGGCACAATTTCCGGGATTGTAAAACGCGATGATATCATAAAGGAAGTGGCGAAATGA
- a CDS encoding CBS domain-containing protein, which yields MTKEVFIKDIMAKPMTIAKSAKITEALDKMLAEGIDPLIAMNNNSVVGTVSRQAIAEKLGSKQNSDIAPAAIHVASVVEEDFTSVYPDENVNILIPLLQRYKLVVVYDADHKLIGQVSAGDLLKKYPTDDGIGGAIETVVTIDASERVVHLRRRMLDDKISRFVVSDQDKYLGIVTETDVAIALRKFRESVTDNHQDRQIRNLIVRDIMSSPLISVERTTKTADVVALMLKKNISSLPVMDKGKLFGVVTRRSLVNAL from the coding sequence ATGACAAAAGAAGTTTTTATCAAGGATATAATGGCAAAGCCAATGACGATTGCAAAATCAGCAAAAATCACCGAAGCACTTGATAAGATGCTTGCTGAAGGTATCGACCCCCTCATTGCAATGAATAACAATTCGGTTGTCGGGACCGTTTCCAGGCAGGCAATAGCCGAGAAGCTGGGCAGCAAACAGAACTCCGATATCGCACCGGCTGCCATCCACGTGGCAAGCGTGGTTGAGGAGGATTTCACAAGCGTATACCCGGATGAGAATGTCAACATCCTCATCCCCCTGCTCCAGCGTTACAAACTGGTAGTAGTCTATGATGCAGATCACAAGCTCATCGGGCAGGTGTCGGCAGGGGATCTCCTGAAGAAGTATCCCACGGATGATGGGATTGGCGGGGCCATTGAGACTGTGGTCACCATTGACGCGAGTGAACGGGTCGTACACCTGCGGCGCCGCATGCTTGACGACAAGATATCCCGTTTCGTGGTATCGGATCAGGACAAGTACCTGGGAATCGTGACGGAGACCGACGTTGCAATTGCGCTCCGGAAGTTCCGCGAATCGGTCACCGATAACCACCAGGACCGCCAGATCCGGAACCTGATTGTCCGGGACATCATGAGTTCTCCCCTCATCTCGGTCGAGCGGACGACAAAGACTGCCGATGTGGTTGCACTGATGCTCAAAAAGAACATCAGCTCCTTACCGGTAATGGACAAAGGCAAGCTCTTCGGCGTTGTCACGCGACGGTCGCTGGTGAACGCACTCTGA
- a CDS encoding GNAT family N-acetyltransferase → MSSGNVRFRQMSWDEVRIAVDWAAREGWNPGLADAACFAATDPEGFFCAEADGKIVGTVSVVNYDDRFSFYGLFIVDPVYRAHGIGMQLYRHAMRHAGSRVVGCDGVVAMVDKYEKGGGLFLHYNNARYEGQGGGVAPDGLVPARNVRFGDLADYDAAHFPARRVEFLRYWVRQEGHTGLAKLDTEGQILGYGVRRACRTGHKIGPLFAKDRATAELILNGLVAGIPGEPFFLDIPVPNTGAVQLVQDRKMVPVFYTARLYSRPERVPLPLDEIFGVTTFELG, encoded by the coding sequence ATGAGCAGTGGGAATGTCCGCTTCCGGCAGATGAGCTGGGATGAAGTAAGGATTGCAGTGGACTGGGCTGCCCGCGAGGGGTGGAACCCGGGGCTTGCAGATGCGGCGTGTTTCGCTGCAACCGATCCGGAAGGTTTTTTCTGTGCCGAGGCTGATGGGAAAATTGTCGGCACGGTTTCGGTAGTCAACTATGACGACCGGTTCTCTTTTTACGGCCTCTTCATCGTTGATCCGGTGTACCGGGCACACGGGATCGGCATGCAGCTCTACCGGCATGCGATGCGGCATGCCGGGTCCCGCGTGGTTGGTTGTGACGGGGTTGTTGCGATGGTCGACAAGTACGAGAAGGGCGGCGGGCTTTTCCTGCACTACAACAATGCCCGGTACGAAGGCCAGGGTGGTGGTGTTGCGCCAGACGGTCTCGTGCCAGCCCGCAATGTCCGTTTCGGAGATCTGGCCGATTACGACGCAGCACACTTTCCTGCCCGCCGGGTGGAGTTCCTCCGTTACTGGGTCCGGCAGGAAGGGCATACCGGTCTTGCGAAACTGGATACGGAGGGGCAGATCCTCGGGTACGGTGTCCGGCGGGCGTGCCGGACCGGCCACAAGATCGGGCCGCTCTTTGCAAAAGATCGGGCAACTGCCGAACTCATCCTCAACGGCCTTGTTGCCGGCATACCCGGTGAGCCGTTCTTCCTCGATATACCGGTTCCGAATACGGGGGCAGTTCAGCTCGTGCAGGACCGGAAAATGGTCCCGGTCTTTTACACTGCCCGGCTCTACTCGCGACCGGAACGCGTCCCGCTCCCCCTTGACGAAATCTTCGGCGTTACTACGTTCGAGCTCGGGTAG
- a CDS encoding CHASE4 domain-containing protein — translation MPGIIRLMVRCCIPCHIGHRTASGLPHARYPAMHIRNKTLIALGITFAVLFGIIAGISLFLYIEELGSLEYHQTQKEVTRVKNVIANEQEDLSSTLHDWAYWDETYAFTANRDPGYVSRNLNEGSLSVLRLNLFMVTDTSGNILYGTMVDPATGRQAPLFADVLQALPPGHPFMNHTRQNSTKTGLLLLSGDPMIVVSAPVLTSSKEGPVHGVLVMGRYIDQKTLDRMNRVTETAITVHWPDDPSADEQERQLLMSNVTDFGTASIPRNADLLSGYTVVQDINGKNILLGVDLPRDLYRYGLSAIVIYLVLFTCIILVAAFLVMYIMDRVVLRRVEFLTRKVERLGQGNQTVPDPELTGDDEIVTLEREILSSHNRLIVSEHTLRTFINAVTDPAFMLTPDGTIILANTALAQVYHKPVDDLIGTPFRNYLSEEELWQHKEKFAEALHEKKIVQYETTVGEKQYFVSVYPVIDNKGSIGQIAILTTDITDRKRTEDALSLAKRKISLLNSVIFNDIQNQIFVQLAFISLARPCMTDQKGLAYIGKEEAAAKLIQSHLSFLQKYQTLGTNPPRWYDVSDVMLFSLSHLDQKTVRHDLAVQGVEIFSDPLLENVFFHLFENSLLHGGNVSVIRAMFREVESGLILIIEDDGTGIPDGEKEYIFEKGSGVRGEVGLFLVREILSITGITIKETGVYGIGARFEIHVPPGIYRIRKD, via the coding sequence GTGCCGGGGATAATCCGGCTTATGGTCCGGTGCTGTATTCCCTGCCATATCGGACACCGGACCGCTTCCGGCTTACCCCATGCGAGGTATCCTGCCATGCACATCCGTAACAAGACGCTCATCGCCCTTGGCATAACCTTTGCTGTACTGTTCGGTATCATTGCAGGAATATCGCTCTTTTTGTATATCGAAGAACTGGGAAGCCTCGAGTACCACCAGACCCAGAAAGAGGTTACAAGGGTTAAAAATGTCATTGCCAATGAACAAGAAGATCTCAGCAGCACACTTCATGACTGGGCATACTGGGACGAAACCTATGCGTTCACCGCAAACAGGGATCCGGGTTACGTTTCCCGGAACCTGAACGAGGGGTCACTCTCCGTTCTCCGGCTCAATCTCTTCATGGTAACGGACACTTCGGGAAATATCCTGTACGGGACGATGGTGGATCCGGCAACCGGCCGGCAGGCACCACTTTTTGCAGATGTCCTCCAGGCCCTTCCCCCCGGCCATCCGTTCATGAACCATACCCGTCAGAACAGTACAAAAACCGGGCTTCTCCTTCTTTCGGGGGATCCCATGATTGTTGTATCGGCCCCCGTCCTCACCAGTAGCAAGGAAGGACCCGTTCATGGCGTACTCGTGATGGGCAGGTATATCGATCAGAAGACGCTCGATCGCATGAACCGGGTGACCGAAACGGCGATAACGGTTCATTGGCCGGATGATCCATCCGCAGACGAACAGGAGCGCCAGCTCCTCATGAGCAATGTGACGGATTTCGGCACGGCCAGTATCCCCCGCAATGCCGATCTCCTCTCGGGGTATACCGTTGTTCAGGATATCAACGGGAAGAATATCCTGCTTGGCGTTGACCTGCCACGTGACCTGTACCGCTACGGGCTCTCGGCAATCGTGATCTATCTGGTCCTTTTTACCTGCATCATCCTTGTGGCAGCATTCCTGGTGATGTATATCATGGATCGCGTCGTTCTCCGGCGCGTTGAGTTCCTGACCCGGAAAGTAGAACGGCTTGGTCAGGGAAACCAAACTGTACCTGATCCGGAACTCACCGGCGATGACGAGATCGTAACCCTGGAGCGGGAGATCCTCTCGTCCCATAACCGTCTGATTGTCAGTGAACATACCCTCCGGACCTTCATCAATGCCGTTACCGATCCTGCCTTCATGCTTACACCTGACGGAACGATCATCCTTGCCAACACTGCGCTTGCACAGGTGTACCATAAACCCGTGGACGATCTCATCGGGACACCGTTCCGGAATTATCTTTCCGAAGAAGAGCTATGGCAGCATAAAGAAAAATTCGCTGAAGCGCTCCATGAAAAGAAGATCGTCCAGTACGAGACTACTGTTGGTGAAAAACAATATTTTGTCTCAGTTTATCCGGTTATTGACAATAAGGGGAGCATCGGGCAGATTGCAATCCTGACCACGGACATCACGGATCGCAAACGGACCGAGGATGCCCTGTCACTTGCCAAGAGAAAGATCAGCCTCCTGAATTCCGTTATCTTCAACGACATCCAGAACCAGATCTTTGTCCAGCTTGCGTTCATTTCCCTTGCCAGGCCATGCATGACCGACCAGAAGGGGCTTGCCTATATCGGGAAAGAGGAAGCAGCGGCAAAACTGATCCAGTCACACCTCTCATTCCTGCAGAAGTACCAGACCCTGGGAACAAATCCCCCGCGATGGTACGATGTGTCTGACGTGATGTTATTTTCCCTGTCCCATCTCGACCAGAAAACGGTCAGGCACGATCTCGCAGTCCAAGGTGTGGAGATCTTTTCCGATCCGCTCCTGGAGAATGTGTTTTTCCACCTCTTCGAAAATTCCCTGCTGCACGGTGGGAATGTCTCAGTTATCCGGGCCATGTTCCGCGAGGTGGAATCCGGTCTTATCCTCATTATCGAGGATGACGGGACGGGGATACCGGACGGGGAGAAGGAATATATTTTTGAGAAAGGTTCGGGTGTCCGGGGCGAAGTCGGGTTGTTCCTTGTCCGGGAAATTCTCTCAATTACCGGGATCACGATCAAAGAAACCGGGGTATACGGGATCGGGGCACGGTTCGAGATCCATGTTCCTCCGGGGATATACCGGATCCGAAAGGATTGA
- a CDS encoding 30S ribosomal protein S13 — MAQEEDIKYFVRVGTTDLDGTKSVRVALTGIKGVGRHTSTVISRMANVDEYASLGRLDEESVNRLRVAVEQYITKIPSWMANRPKDVYTGETKHLFGGDVALAKDEDVNLMRKIRCYKGIRHETGQKVRGQRTKSTGRTGTTVGVKRKSAGGS, encoded by the coding sequence ATGGCTCAGGAAGAAGATATCAAGTATTTCGTAAGGGTTGGAACCACCGATCTCGATGGTACCAAGTCCGTGAGAGTAGCCCTTACCGGCATCAAGGGTGTCGGCAGGCATACCTCCACGGTCATCTCCCGTATGGCGAACGTAGACGAGTACGCCTCGCTCGGTCGCCTTGACGAAGAGTCGGTAAACCGGCTCCGTGTTGCTGTTGAACAATATATCACCAAGATCCCATCATGGATGGCAAACCGTCCCAAGGACGTTTACACCGGCGAGACCAAACACCTGTTTGGCGGCGATGTAGCCCTTGCAAAGGACGAGGATGTCAACCTCATGAGAAAGATCCGCTGTTACAAGGGCATCCGGCATGAGACCGGCCAGAAAGTCCGCGGGCAGCGCACCAAGTCTACCGGCAGAACCGGCACGACCGTGGGTGTCAAGAGGAAGAGCGCAGGAGGCAGCTAA
- a CDS encoding 30S ribosomal protein S4, translating into MGYPGKNHKSYQTPKRPWEKSRIESETRLVIEYGLRNKREVWKAQEHLRKYRKGARNLLALGSSTTDKELYESKKEELITSLQRNGLLGPDADIEDVLSLKVQAQLERRLQTIVYRRGLARSPKQARQLITHGHVAIAGRRTSIPGYRVTRKEESEITYYGKSPFVADSHAEKERIAKPASTPKTSAFARPQGYGRAGGR; encoded by the coding sequence ATGGGATACCCAGGCAAGAACCACAAGTCTTACCAGACGCCCAAGCGCCCGTGGGAGAAGTCCCGTATCGAGTCCGAGACCCGTCTCGTCATCGAGTACGGCCTGCGCAACAAGCGTGAGGTCTGGAAGGCACAGGAGCACCTGCGCAAATACCGCAAGGGTGCCCGCAACCTGCTGGCTCTCGGATCGAGCACGACCGACAAGGAACTGTACGAATCCAAGAAGGAAGAGCTCATCACCTCGCTCCAGAGAAACGGGCTTCTCGGCCCTGACGCGGACATCGAAGATGTCCTCTCGCTCAAGGTCCAGGCCCAGCTCGAACGCCGGCTTCAGACAATTGTCTACCGCAGGGGACTTGCACGGTCGCCGAAACAGGCCCGGCAGCTCATCACCCACGGTCACGTTGCGATTGCCGGCAGACGCACCAGCATCCCCGGTTACCGCGTGACCCGCAAGGAAGAGTCCGAGATCACTTACTACGGCAAATCCCCGTTCGTTGCTGACTCCCACGCCGAGAAAGAGCGGATTGCAAAGCCCGCAAGCACGCCAAAGACCTCCGCATTTGCCCGCCCCCAGGGGTATGGCAGAGCAGGGGGGAGGTAA
- a CDS encoding 30S ribosomal protein S11 yields MAANDKEKWGIAHIFASFNNTIITVTDLSGAETVTKSSGGMVVKQDRNESSPYAAMQMASNVAQNAREKGIVGVHVKVRAPGQGKQRSPGPGAQAAIRALARAGMRIGRIEDVTPIPHDSCRPKGGRRGRRV; encoded by the coding sequence ATGGCAGCAAATGACAAGGAAAAATGGGGTATCGCTCACATCTTTGCCTCCTTCAACAACACCATCATCACCGTTACAGACCTCTCCGGTGCAGAGACCGTAACGAAGTCGAGCGGTGGCATGGTTGTCAAGCAGGACAGGAACGAGAGCTCACCCTATGCAGCCATGCAGATGGCAAGCAACGTAGCCCAGAACGCCCGTGAGAAAGGCATTGTCGGCGTCCACGTCAAGGTACGTGCACCCGGCCAGGGCAAGCAGCGCAGTCCCGGGCCAGGTGCTCAGGCAGCCATCCGTGCACTCGCCCGTGCCGGCATGCGTATCGGACGTATCGAAGATGTCACGCCAATTCCCCACGACTCGTGCCGGCCGAAAGGCGGCAGACGCGGAAGGAGAGTGTGA
- a CDS encoding DNA-directed RNA polymerase subunit D, with the protein MEITFASLDNSLARFTLSGASPAFANAMRRAMIGEVPTLAIEDVRIYDNTSALFDEMLAHRIGLIPLTTDLSSYTTQATCSCGGAGCPACTSTYTLSVEGPRTVMSSDLIPQDPRAAPVYDNIPIVKLTKGQKLVIEARAVLNTGRIHAKWQPTLVCGYKNHPVVTVNDSCDACGMCVDECPRDILEVKGKKVGVRNGKLPDCSMCKLCERACLASGIGDEPAIRITAEKDRYIFVVESDGSLPAKEIMNRALVYVKEQADELAKQLGELSGDEKK; encoded by the coding sequence ATGGAGATCACATTCGCCAGTCTGGACAACTCCCTCGCACGATTCACCCTCTCGGGAGCGAGCCCCGCATTTGCCAATGCCATGCGGCGGGCAATGATCGGTGAAGTCCCCACTCTTGCAATCGAAGATGTGCGCATCTATGACAATACAAGTGCACTCTTCGACGAGATGCTGGCTCACCGCATCGGGCTCATTCCCTTAACGACCGACCTATCAAGCTATACAACCCAGGCCACATGCTCGTGCGGCGGGGCGGGATGCCCGGCCTGCACATCCACCTACACTCTCAGTGTCGAGGGGCCCCGGACGGTCATGTCAAGTGACCTGATCCCGCAGGACCCAAGAGCAGCACCGGTGTACGATAATATCCCTATCGTGAAACTCACGAAAGGGCAGAAACTCGTCATCGAGGCCCGTGCAGTCCTCAATACAGGGAGGATTCACGCCAAGTGGCAGCCGACGCTCGTATGCGGATACAAGAACCATCCAGTTGTAACCGTAAACGACTCCTGCGACGCCTGCGGAATGTGTGTTGATGAATGCCCCCGCGACATCCTTGAAGTGAAGGGCAAGAAAGTCGGAGTAAGAAATGGAAAACTCCCCGACTGTTCCATGTGCAAGCTCTGCGAACGGGCCTGCCTTGCAAGCGGTATCGGGGATGAACCGGCAATCAGGATTACCGCCGAGAAAGACCGCTATATCTTCGTGGTCGAGAGCGACGGGTCCCTGCCGGCCAAAGAGATCATGAACCGTGCGCTCGTGTATGTTAAGGAGCAGGCAGACGAGCTGGCAAAACAGCTAGGCGAATTATCAGGGGATGAAAAGAAATGA
- a CDS encoding 50S ribosomal protein L18e has translation MTRIVEKTNPRLTSLISLLKNKSRENEAKIWREIASRLETPNRNYAEVNLSKINRYAQIGETIIVPGKVLGSGVLEQSVKVAALNFSASATSKIKDAKGQCMTIEQLIADNPKGSGVRILR, from the coding sequence ATGACAAGAATTGTGGAGAAGACGAACCCCCGTCTTACCAGCCTCATTTCGCTCTTGAAGAACAAGTCGCGTGAGAATGAGGCCAAGATCTGGCGCGAGATTGCCAGCAGGCTTGAGACCCCGAACCGGAACTATGCAGAGGTCAACCTGTCCAAGATCAACCGGTACGCCCAGATCGGCGAGACGATCATCGTACCGGGCAAGGTTCTTGGCAGCGGCGTGCTGGAACAGTCCGTAAAAGTTGCAGCGCTGAATTTCTCAGCCTCGGCAACGAGCAAGATCAAGGACGCAAAAGGGCAGTGCATGACGATCGAGCAGCTCATAGCGGACAACCCCAAAGGCAGCGGTGTCCGGATCCTGAGGTGA
- a CDS encoding 50S ribosomal protein L13 produces the protein MVTIINGDGMLLGRLASLVAQRGLAGEEIAIVNAEKAIISGSRARVLANYRHKRERGASGNRWGPFVPRRPDHLMKRTIRGMLPYKRPRGVEAMKNIKCYVGVPVEFVGKEMEVLEEAHMNRLNNPNHVTLAAVSTFLGAKF, from the coding sequence ATGGTAACAATAATCAACGGTGACGGTATGCTTCTCGGACGCCTTGCAAGCCTTGTCGCGCAGCGCGGCCTTGCAGGCGAAGAGATTGCCATCGTCAACGCAGAGAAAGCAATCATCTCCGGCAGCCGTGCCCGCGTGCTTGCCAACTACCGGCACAAGAGAGAACGAGGCGCCTCCGGCAACCGCTGGGGACCATTCGTACCGCGCCGGCCGGATCATCTCATGAAGCGGACCATCCGCGGCATGCTTCCCTACAAGCGCCCCCGTGGCGTCGAGGCCATGAAGAATATCAAGTGCTATGTCGGCGTCCCGGTCGAATTTGTCGGAAAGGAGATGGAAGTCCTCGAAGAGGCCCATATGAACCGTCTGAACAACCCGAACCACGTCACGCTCGCAGCAGTGAGCACGTTCCTTGGAGCAAAGTTCTAG
- a CDS encoding 30S ribosomal protein S9, producing MVKIINTSGKRKTAIARATLKAGKGVIRINSVPLETYGSDTTRMKIAEPILLVPTAINGIDVTINVEGGGVMGQAEAVRTALARGIIKWHNDPQMKDIYLAYDRTLLVNDSRQKEAKKPHGSGARAKFQKSYR from the coding sequence ATGGTAAAGATCATTAATACAAGCGGTAAACGCAAGACAGCAATCGCGCGTGCAACCCTCAAGGCAGGAAAAGGCGTGATCCGGATCAACTCGGTGCCCCTCGAAACCTACGGCTCCGATACAACCCGGATGAAGATCGCCGAACCGATCCTCCTTGTCCCGACCGCGATCAACGGCATCGATGTCACCATCAATGTCGAAGGCGGCGGTGTGATGGGACAGGCAGAGGCGGTCAGGACCGCGCTCGCCCGTGGCATCATCAAGTGGCACAACGACCCCCAGATGAAAGATATCTATCTGGCCTATGACCGGACGCTGCTCGTCAACGACTCGCGGCAGAAAGAAGCGAAAAAGCCGCACGGCTCTGGTGCACGTGCAAAGTTCCAAAAGTCTTATCGTTAA
- a CDS encoding DNA-directed RNA polymerase subunit N yields the protein MIPVRCFTCGKPISTAWEEFKQRREKGEDPRKILDDLNISRYCCRRMLLTHKEIIDELNPYQ from the coding sequence TTGATACCCGTTCGATGTTTCACCTGTGGAAAACCGATCTCCACAGCATGGGAAGAGTTCAAGCAGAGGCGGGAGAAAGGCGAGGATCCCAGAAAGATCCTCGACGATCTTAATATTTCCCGGTACTGCTGCAGGCGTATGCTCCTGACACACAAAGAGATCATTGATGAGCTCAACCCGTACCAGTAA
- a CDS encoding DNA-directed RNA polymerase subunit K gives MQTQTYTRYERARIIGARALQISMGAPLLITTTRIDPLEIAIEEFNNNTIPITVKRK, from the coding sequence ATGCAGACGCAGACATATACCCGGTATGAACGGGCAAGGATCATTGGAGCAAGGGCTCTGCAGATATCAATGGGTGCTCCGTTACTAATCACCACGACACGGATCGATCCGCTTGAAATAGCGATCGAGGAATTCAACAACAACACCATCCCCATTACCGTAAAGAGGAAGTGA